From the Billgrantia sulfidoxydans genome, one window contains:
- the katG gene encoding catalase/peroxidase HPI encodes MDQKVDSSAGKCPVMHGSRTRHGDKGNATHDWWPNQLNLNILHQHAPKSNPLGADFDYAEAFKSLDLPAVKQDLEALMTDSQEWWPADYGHYGPLFIRMAWHSAGSYRVGDGRGGAGTGTQRFAPLNSWPDNGNLDKARRLLWPIKRKYGNKLSWADLYILAGNVALESMGFKTFGFAGGREDVYQPEEDIYWGAEDEWLADSGHAKSRYSGERELENPLAAVQMGLIYVNPEGPDGNPDPLASARDIRDTFARMAMNDHETVALTAGGHTFGKAHGAGDPVNVGPEPEAAPMEEMGFGWKSRYKSGKGRDTITSGLEGAWTPTPTKWDMSYFDVLFGYEWELTTSPAGAKQWVPKNLAEKDMAPDAEDASKRVGIMMSTADMAMREDPEYRRIAEHFHNHPDEFADAFARAWFKLTHRDMGPKARYLGPEVPTEELIWQDPVPAVDHELIDARDIASLKSKILGSGLSVAELVYTAWSSASTFRGSDMRGGANGARIRLAPQKDWEANQPEQLAKVLRTLESIQGDFNALQSGGKRVSLADLIVLGGAAAIEKAARDAGHAIEVPFTPGRTDASAEQTDAESFEWLRPEADGFRNYRRARFTVSDEEMLIDKAQLLGLSAPEMTVLLGGLRVLEANYGDSRHGVFTDRPGTLTNDFFVNLVDMGTRWQPATAEADVFEGRDRKSGELKWTGTRVDLVFGSNSQLRAISEIYAQDDAKEKFVNDFVAAWNKVMNVDRFDLA; translated from the coding sequence ATGGACCAGAAAGTCGACAGCAGCGCAGGCAAGTGCCCCGTCATGCACGGGTCACGCACAAGACATGGGGACAAGGGCAACGCCACACACGACTGGTGGCCCAACCAGCTCAATCTGAACATTCTTCACCAGCATGCGCCCAAGTCCAACCCGCTGGGGGCGGATTTCGATTACGCCGAGGCGTTCAAGTCACTCGACCTTCCCGCCGTCAAGCAAGACCTCGAGGCGCTGATGACCGACTCCCAGGAGTGGTGGCCGGCCGACTATGGCCACTACGGTCCGCTGTTCATCCGCATGGCCTGGCACAGCGCCGGCAGCTACCGGGTGGGCGACGGCCGCGGCGGGGCGGGCACCGGCACTCAGCGCTTCGCGCCGCTCAACAGCTGGCCCGACAACGGCAACCTCGACAAGGCGCGCCGCCTGCTGTGGCCGATCAAGCGCAAGTACGGCAACAAGCTCTCCTGGGCCGATCTCTACATCCTGGCGGGCAACGTCGCCCTGGAATCCATGGGCTTCAAGACCTTCGGTTTCGCCGGTGGCCGCGAGGACGTCTACCAGCCGGAAGAGGACATCTACTGGGGCGCCGAGGACGAGTGGCTGGCCGACAGCGGCCATGCCAAGAGCCGCTATTCCGGTGAACGCGAGCTGGAGAACCCGCTGGCCGCGGTGCAGATGGGTCTCATCTACGTCAACCCGGAAGGACCGGACGGCAATCCGGATCCACTGGCGTCGGCCAGGGACATCCGCGACACCTTCGCTCGCATGGCGATGAACGACCACGAGACGGTGGCCCTGACCGCCGGCGGCCACACCTTCGGCAAGGCCCATGGCGCCGGCGATCCGGTCAACGTGGGGCCTGAGCCGGAGGCGGCGCCCATGGAGGAGATGGGCTTCGGATGGAAGAGCCGCTACAAGAGCGGCAAGGGCCGCGACACCATCACCAGCGGCCTCGAGGGCGCCTGGACCCCGACGCCGACGAAGTGGGACATGAGCTACTTCGACGTGCTGTTCGGCTACGAGTGGGAGCTCACCACCAGCCCGGCGGGCGCCAAGCAGTGGGTGCCCAAGAACCTGGCCGAGAAGGACATGGCGCCGGATGCCGAGGATGCCTCGAAGCGTGTGGGCATCATGATGTCCACCGCCGACATGGCGATGCGCGAGGACCCGGAGTACCGCAGGATCGCCGAGCACTTCCACAACCACCCGGACGAGTTTGCCGACGCCTTCGCCCGCGCCTGGTTCAAGCTGACCCACCGCGACATGGGCCCGAAGGCACGCTACCTCGGCCCGGAAGTGCCGACCGAGGAGCTGATCTGGCAGGACCCGGTGCCCGCCGTGGACCATGAGCTGATCGATGCCCGGGACATCGCCAGCCTCAAGAGCAAGATCCTCGGTTCCGGGCTGAGCGTCGCCGAGCTGGTCTACACCGCCTGGTCGTCCGCCTCCACCTTCCGCGGCTCCGACATGCGCGGCGGGGCCAACGGCGCGCGCATTCGCCTGGCGCCGCAGAAGGATTGGGAAGCCAACCAGCCCGAGCAGCTGGCCAAGGTGCTCAGGACGCTGGAGAGCATCCAGGGCGACTTCAATGCGCTCCAGTCCGGCGGCAAGCGGGTATCGCTGGCCGACCTGATCGTGCTGGGCGGTGCCGCCGCCATCGAGAAGGCGGCCAGGGACGCCGGCCATGCCATCGAAGTACCGTTCACGCCGGGCCGCACCGACGCCAGCGCCGAGCAGACCGACGCCGAGTCGTTCGAGTGGCTGCGCCCCGAGGCCGACGGCTTCCGCAACTACCGCCGCGCTCGCTTCACCGTCTCCGACGAGGAAATGCTGATCGACAAGGCGCAACTGCTGGGGCTCAGCGCACCGGAGATGACCGTGCTGCTGGGTGGGCTGCGGGTGCTCGAGGCCAACTACGGCGACTCGCGCCACGGCGTGTTTACCGATCGCCCCGGCACCCTGACCAACGACTTCTTCGTCAACCTGGTCGACATGGGCACCCGGTGGCAGCCGGCCACGGCGGAGGCCGACGTGTTCGAGGGACGCGACCGCAAGAGTGGCGAGCTGAAGTGGACCGGCACCCGGGTCGACCTGGTGTTCGGCTCCAACTCGCAGCTGCGCGCCATCAGCGAGATCTATGCCCAGGACGACGCCAAGGAGAAGTTCGTCAACGACTTCGTCGCCGCCTGGAACAAGGTGATGAACGTGGACCGCTTCGACCTGGCGTGA
- the nfi gene encoding deoxyribonuclease V (cleaves DNA at apurinic or apyrimidinic sites) codes for MPAETLHDWNLSPEEAIALQKRMAGRIEREDRLGPVRHIAGVDIGFEQGGEITRAAVVVLAWPGDPLAGLEIVEQVVHREPTRMPYIPGLLSFREIPAALEAFGQLVTRPELVMVDGQGIAHPRRLGVASHLGLWLDLPTIGVAKSRLCGVHDEVPEARGESTPLRHRGETIGAVLRTRVGVKPLFVSLGHRISLETSLDWVVKCLGRTKLPEPTRLADRLASRRGPLPRPAD; via the coding sequence ATGCCCGCAGAGACGCTTCACGACTGGAATCTGAGCCCCGAGGAGGCCATCGCGCTGCAGAAGCGCATGGCCGGTCGCATCGAGCGCGAGGATCGGCTGGGGCCGGTGCGCCATATCGCCGGCGTCGACATCGGCTTCGAGCAGGGCGGCGAGATCACCCGGGCGGCGGTGGTGGTGCTGGCCTGGCCCGGCGACCCGCTTGCCGGACTGGAGATCGTGGAACAAGTGGTGCACCGCGAGCCGACCCGCATGCCCTACATTCCCGGGCTGCTCTCCTTCCGCGAGATTCCGGCGGCGCTGGAAGCCTTCGGCCAGCTTGTGACACGCCCCGAACTGGTGATGGTCGACGGCCAGGGCATCGCCCATCCTCGGCGTCTCGGCGTCGCCTCCCACCTGGGGCTGTGGCTCGACCTGCCGACCATCGGCGTGGCCAAGTCGCGCCTGTGCGGCGTACATGACGAAGTACCCGAGGCGCGCGGCGAGTCGACACCGCTGCGCCATCGCGGCGAGACCATCGGCGCGGTGCTGCGCACGCGGGTGGGCGTCAAGCCGCTGTTCGTCTCGCTGGGGCATCGCATCAGCCTCGAGACCTCGCTCGACTGGGTGGTGAAATGCCTGGGCCGAACCAAGCTGCCGGAGCCGACCCGGCTGGCCGATCGGCTGGCCTCCCGGCGGGGACCCTTGCCACGACCGGCGGATTGA
- a CDS encoding YciI family protein: MKYLCLAYEEERIFSEMTEAQWHELLQETLEYVADLQRQGKLVLTNALQSATKAHTLRIRDDELIMTDGPFAETKEQLGGFFLIEVASQEEALEIAAGWPSARLGTIEVRPVEEELRPESRY, from the coding sequence ATGAAGTATCTCTGTCTCGCCTATGAGGAAGAGCGAATATTCAGCGAAATGACGGAGGCCCAGTGGCATGAGCTACTACAGGAAACCCTGGAGTATGTGGCCGACCTGCAGAGACAAGGCAAGCTGGTCCTGACCAACGCCCTGCAGAGCGCCACCAAGGCTCACACCCTGAGAATTCGTGATGACGAACTCATCATGACCGATGGGCCCTTTGCCGAGACCAAGGAGCAGCTAGGCGGCTTCTTCCTGATCGAGGTCGCGTCACAAGAGGAAGCCTTGGAGATTGCTGCCGGCTGGCCGTCAGCGCGACTTGGCACCATCGAGGTGAGGCCCGTCGAGGAGGAATTGAGACCCGAAAGCCGCTACTGA
- a CDS encoding exonuclease SbcCD subunit D C-terminal domain-containing protein → MKILHTADWHLGQTFHGQERHAEHRAFLDWLLETLVEREADALLVAGDVFDVVNPSLQAQALLYDFIVAAHERLPMLDIVLIAGNHDSGNRIELPAPLMRRLRTHALGRVSWLDDGALDTERLLVPLTDAAGETCAWCLALPFLRPAEVTGHGLARADVSEGEPHNDAPRNDYVAGISRVHEQLIAAARERRLPGQALVAMSHAHLYGAAVSEASERPIVIGGEESISAGLFPADIAYVALGHLHRAQQVGEARIRYSGSPLPLDFSEVTYPHQVVEAVLQGETLAATEAIPVPRPVAMHRVGPNELDAVLAELEALPDDPTLPRERWPWLEVRVALSAPMPDLRARVEAVLEGKALRLLRLERRLPQHEGGPASERVDLEQLGPRKLFERTWEAHWGETPEAEVMADFDRLLQDVLDGKTEDAGTEGRP, encoded by the coding sequence ATGAAAATCCTCCATACCGCCGACTGGCACCTGGGCCAGACTTTCCACGGCCAGGAGCGCCACGCCGAACATCGCGCCTTCCTCGACTGGCTGCTCGAGACCCTCGTCGAACGCGAGGCCGACGCGCTGCTCGTCGCCGGTGACGTCTTCGATGTGGTCAACCCGTCGCTGCAGGCGCAGGCGCTGCTCTACGACTTCATCGTTGCCGCCCACGAGCGCCTGCCGATGCTGGATATCGTGCTGATCGCCGGCAACCATGACAGCGGCAACCGCATCGAGCTGCCGGCGCCGCTGATGCGCCGCCTGCGCACCCATGCCCTGGGCCGGGTGAGCTGGCTCGACGATGGCGCGCTCGATACCGAGCGCCTGCTGGTTCCGCTCACCGATGCCGCTGGCGAAACCTGCGCCTGGTGCCTGGCACTGCCCTTCCTGCGCCCCGCCGAGGTCACCGGTCACGGCCTGGCCCGTGCCGACGTCAGCGAAGGCGAGCCGCACAACGACGCGCCACGCAACGACTACGTCGCCGGTATCTCCCGCGTCCACGAGCAGCTGATCGCGGCCGCCCGCGAGCGTCGCCTACCCGGCCAGGCGCTGGTGGCCATGAGCCACGCCCACCTGTACGGTGCCGCCGTTTCCGAGGCCAGCGAACGTCCCATCGTCATTGGCGGCGAGGAGTCGATCTCCGCCGGCCTCTTTCCCGCCGACATCGCCTATGTGGCCCTGGGCCACCTGCACCGTGCGCAGCAGGTCGGCGAGGCGCGCATCCGCTACAGCGGCAGCCCCCTGCCACTCGACTTCAGCGAGGTAACTTATCCTCATCAGGTGGTGGAGGCGGTGCTTCAGGGCGAAACCCTCGCCGCCACGGAAGCGATCCCCGTGCCGCGCCCGGTGGCCATGCATCGTGTCGGCCCCAATGAACTCGATGCCGTGCTGGCCGAACTCGAGGCACTGCCCGACGACCCGACCCTGCCGCGCGAGCGCTGGCCCTGGCTGGAAGTGCGTGTCGCACTCAGCGCCCCGATGCCCGACCTGCGCGCCCGGGTCGAAGCCGTGCTGGAGGGCAAGGCGCTGCGCCTGCTGCGCCTGGAACGCCGCCTGCCCCAGCACGAGGGCGGACCGGCGTCGGAGCGGGTCGACCTGGAACAGTTGGGGCCACGCAAGTTGTTCGAACGGACCTGGGAAGCGCATTGGGGCGAGACCCCCGAGGCCGAGGTCATGGCCGACTTCGACCGGCTGCTGCAGGACGTGCTCGACGGCAAAACGGAAGACGCAGGCACGGAGGGCCGCCCATGA
- a CDS encoding aldo/keto reductase, with translation MSRQSPHVTLTATVSEAAIRLPAIGQGTWYMGEGLAPRRDEVRALQHGLELGLTLIDTAEMYADGGAEEVVGEALAGRRDQAFLVSKVYPWNAGRDSAIAACERSLTRLGTDRLDLYLLHWPGDIPLEETLEAFERLREQGKIRRFGVSNFDADEIETLHALPGGSDCAVNQVLYHLGSRGTEYALRPLMRRLGMPLMAYCPLAQAGKLRQDLFGHPVVREVADGLGVTPAQLLLAWTIRPVEGERDVIAIPKAVQPQHVEQNAGALTVELDDATLARLDEAFPAPDRKEPLDIV, from the coding sequence ATGTCTCGACAATCTCCTCATGTCACCCTGACCGCCACCGTCAGTGAGGCCGCCATCCGCCTGCCGGCCATCGGCCAGGGCACCTGGTACATGGGCGAGGGCCTGGCGCCTCGTCGCGACGAGGTGCGGGCCCTGCAGCACGGCCTGGAGCTGGGCCTGACGTTGATCGACACCGCTGAGATGTATGCCGACGGCGGCGCCGAGGAGGTGGTCGGCGAGGCGCTCGCCGGCCGCCGCGACCAGGCCTTTTTGGTCTCCAAGGTCTATCCGTGGAACGCCGGTCGCGACAGTGCCATCGCCGCCTGCGAGCGCAGCCTGACGCGGCTCGGCACCGACCGCCTCGACCTCTACCTGCTCCATTGGCCCGGTGATATTCCGCTCGAGGAGACCCTGGAGGCGTTCGAGCGGCTGCGCGAGCAGGGCAAGATTCGCCGCTTCGGCGTCTCCAATTTCGACGCGGACGAAATCGAGACGCTGCACGCCCTGCCCGGCGGCAGCGACTGCGCCGTCAACCAGGTGCTCTACCATCTGGGCTCGCGCGGCACCGAGTACGCCCTGCGCCCCTTGATGCGGCGCCTCGGCATGCCGCTGATGGCCTACTGCCCGCTGGCGCAGGCCGGCAAGCTGCGCCAGGATCTGTTCGGCCACCCGGTGGTGAGAGAAGTAGCCGACGGGCTCGGCGTCACCCCCGCTCAGCTGCTGCTGGCCTGGACGATCCGCCCCGTGGAGGGCGAGCGCGACGTCATCGCCATTCCCAAGGCGGTCCAGCCGCAGCACGTCGAACAGAATGCCGGGGCGCTGACGGTTGAACTCGATGACGCTACCTTGGCCCGGCTCGACGAAGCCTTTCCGGCGCCGGATCGCAAGGAGCCGCTGGATATCGTCTAG
- a CDS encoding AAA family ATPase, with product MKILALRLANLASLPGPLELDFTTPPLDAAGLFAITGPTGAGKSTLLDALCLALYGNTPRLRQAPVRDAPLPDVEGDTVSTADPRTLLRRGTASGHAEVDFLGRDGRRYRARWAVRRARDKAGGRLQTAEQSLRDLDDDRLLTAQKREFDRLLPERLGLTFDQFTRAVLLAQSEFAAFLKADDNERSDLLERLTGTAEYSRISMAAYRRASEAKKRVDALQARLADDLPAEPEARAELEQAAKQAETELATLQRQNQSLEARQQWHVSDDRLRQAYAEGLRQQRDTEARWHSLADARADRECRRLLAPQRHRLLRQVALPHEIAALEDTHRQTLKALEQAKAAQGAAEQARDQAARQLEVATQARQQAEPALRQAREQTQSLVTLDQQLDELESQHRDCRQQAERLAEQRREADARQLEHKRKRDEWQAALRQLVGSHERLDAARQAAQQAHDRAARRSLALSELEGRWQEACRAEQARQQLAKQTSDDEARQAELVTQGKAARERLDERERHYTTLRDFVERSRAARSESVARLRETLHEGEPCPVCGGLDHPFRHQPPATPEAAQLAAQQAQEEQQLTEARQAFEQAQLARNELEGEYRAVLAALARCRQELQQANSRLAQAQQALIEHPLHAELNAIDAAERNAWLAYQRRECDGEREHGERTLQALTRAEAELVPLEDALRQGELALAQLEARRAALEAELNKQAQRLPPLRRQRSEVAATLQALLGEQPSVDAWQQQLEARQESARQQREQAIERCHGAEREQARLSQQAIHEAQRIEQLVQEGASLERELADWRQAHPQLDDATLARLLAQPEAEAEREERELNEADEACQRTEASLGERRRALLEHRHGQALANDDSDDALLGEEVEAEIANRREALVAERQALAPKVEHAQQARDDAVHALRDDDRRRARQQEGQAELETARTEHARWARISELIGSADGKTFRRIAQAYNLDQLLEHANAHLGGLSRRYRLTRGGSELGMLVVDHDMGDERRSVHSLSGGETFLVSLALALGLASMASGELTIESLFIDEGFGSLDPQSLALAMEALDGLQALGRRVGVISHVQEMHERIPVQIQVEPLGNGTSRARLVSL from the coding sequence ATGAAGATCCTCGCCCTGCGCCTGGCCAACCTGGCCTCCCTGCCCGGCCCGCTAGAACTCGACTTCACCACGCCGCCGCTCGATGCCGCCGGCCTGTTCGCTATCACCGGTCCCACCGGGGCCGGCAAGAGCACCCTGCTCGACGCCCTGTGCCTGGCGCTCTACGGCAACACCCCGCGGCTGCGCCAGGCGCCGGTACGCGACGCCCCGCTACCCGACGTGGAGGGCGACACGGTGAGCACCGCCGACCCGCGCACTCTGCTGCGCCGGGGTACCGCCAGTGGCCATGCCGAGGTCGACTTCCTCGGCCGCGACGGGCGCCGCTACCGTGCCCGCTGGGCCGTTCGCCGCGCCCGGGACAAGGCCGGCGGACGCCTGCAGACCGCGGAGCAGTCGCTGCGCGATCTCGACGACGATCGCCTGCTCACCGCCCAGAAGCGCGAGTTCGACCGCCTGCTGCCGGAGCGCCTGGGCCTCACCTTCGACCAGTTCACCCGCGCCGTGCTGCTGGCCCAGAGCGAGTTCGCCGCCTTCCTCAAGGCCGACGACAACGAGCGCAGCGACCTGCTGGAGCGCCTGACCGGCACCGCCGAGTATTCGCGGATCTCCATGGCCGCCTATCGCCGTGCCAGCGAAGCGAAGAAGCGCGTCGATGCCCTTCAGGCCCGGCTCGCCGACGACCTGCCCGCCGAGCCTGAGGCCCGCGCCGAGCTCGAGCAGGCCGCCAAACAAGCCGAGACCGAACTGGCCACCCTGCAGCGACAGAACCAAAGCCTGGAAGCTCGCCAGCAGTGGCATGTCAGCGACGACCGGCTGCGCCAGGCTTACGCCGAAGGGCTACGGCAGCAGCGCGATACCGAAGCGCGCTGGCACTCGCTTGCCGACGCTCGAGCCGACCGAGAATGCCGCCGCCTGCTCGCGCCTCAGCGCCACCGCCTGCTGCGTCAGGTCGCACTGCCTCACGAGATCGCTGCACTGGAGGACACCCACCGCCAGACCCTCAAGGCCCTCGAACAGGCCAAGGCCGCCCAAGGGGCTGCCGAACAGGCGCGGGACCAGGCTGCACGACAATTGGAGGTTGCCACTCAGGCACGCCAGCAAGCCGAACCCGCCCTGCGCCAGGCCCGGGAACAGACCCAGTCACTCGTCACTCTGGACCAACAGCTGGACGAACTCGAGTCGCAGCATCGCGACTGCCGGCAACAGGCCGAGCGACTGGCCGAGCAGCGCAGGGAAGCCGACGCCAGGCAGCTCGAACACAAGCGCAAACGCGACGAGTGGCAGGCTGCGCTGCGCCAATTGGTGGGCAGCCATGAACGACTCGACGCGGCACGCCAGGCAGCCCAGCAGGCTCACGACCGAGCCGCTCGGCGAAGCCTGGCGCTGAGCGAGCTGGAAGGGCGATGGCAGGAGGCCTGCCGCGCCGAGCAGGCCCGGCAGCAGCTGGCCAAGCAGACCAGCGACGACGAAGCGCGCCAGGCCGAACTGGTCACCCAAGGCAAGGCCGCCCGGGAACGGCTCGACGAGCGGGAACGTCACTACACCACGCTGCGCGACTTCGTCGAACGCAGCCGCGCCGCCCGCAGCGAGAGCGTGGCACGCCTGCGTGAAACACTCCATGAAGGCGAGCCCTGCCCGGTCTGCGGCGGGCTGGACCACCCCTTCCGCCATCAGCCCCCAGCCACGCCCGAGGCAGCGCAGCTCGCCGCCCAACAGGCGCAGGAAGAGCAGCAGCTGACCGAGGCCAGGCAGGCCTTCGAGCAGGCCCAGTTGGCACGCAACGAACTCGAGGGCGAATACCGCGCCGTCCTGGCAGCGCTGGCCCGCTGTCGCCAGGAACTACAGCAGGCCAATAGTCGCCTGGCTCAGGCACAGCAAGCCCTGATCGAGCACCCGCTCCACGCCGAACTCAATGCCATCGACGCCGCCGAACGCAACGCCTGGCTGGCATACCAGCGCCGGGAGTGCGATGGCGAGCGTGAGCATGGCGAACGCACGCTCCAGGCGCTGACCCGCGCCGAGGCCGAGCTGGTCCCGCTCGAGGATGCCCTGCGCCAGGGCGAGCTCGCCCTCGCCCAGCTCGAGGCCAGGCGGGCCGCGCTCGAAGCGGAGCTGAACAAGCAAGCACAACGGCTGCCTCCCTTGCGCCGCCAGCGCAGCGAGGTGGCCGCTACCCTCCAAGCCCTGCTCGGTGAACAGCCTTCCGTCGATGCCTGGCAGCAGCAGCTGGAGGCGCGCCAGGAGTCGGCCCGTCAGCAGCGCGAACAGGCCATCGAGCGCTGCCATGGTGCCGAGCGGGAACAGGCGCGGCTCTCCCAGCAGGCCATCCACGAGGCCCAGCGCATCGAGCAGCTCGTCCAGGAAGGCGCCTCGCTGGAGCGGGAGCTGGCCGACTGGCGCCAGGCCCATCCACAGCTGGACGATGCCACGCTGGCCCGGCTGCTGGCACAGCCCGAGGCGGAAGCCGAGCGCGAGGAGCGTGAACTGAATGAGGCCGACGAGGCATGCCAGCGCACCGAGGCAAGCCTTGGCGAGCGGCGCCGCGCCCTGCTCGAGCATCGCCACGGGCAGGCGCTGGCCAATGACGACAGCGACGATGCGCTACTGGGTGAAGAGGTCGAAGCGGAGATCGCCAATCGCCGGGAGGCACTCGTCGCCGAACGGCAGGCCCTGGCGCCTAAGGTGGAACACGCCCAGCAGGCGCGTGACGACGCGGTTCATGCCCTGCGCGACGACGACCGCCGCCGCGCGCGCCAGCAGGAGGGCCAGGCCGAGCTGGAAACGGCCCGCACCGAGCATGCGCGCTGGGCGCGTATCAGCGAGCTGATCGGCTCCGCCGACGGCAAGACCTTCCGTCGTATCGCTCAGGCCTACAATCTCGACCAGCTGCTGGAGCACGCCAACGCTCACCTCGGCGGCCTCAGCCGACGCTACCGGCTGACCCGCGGCGGCAGCGAACTCGGCATGCTGGTGGTGGACCACGACATGGGCGACGAGCGCCGCTCGGTGCACTCGCTCTCGGGCGGCGAGACCTTCCTCGTCTCGCTGGCGCTGGCCCTGGGGCTCGCCTCCATGGCTTCGGGCGAGCTCACCATCGAATCGCTGTTCATCGACGAAGGCTTCGGCAGCCTCGACCCGCAGTCACTGGCACTGGCCATGGAAGCTCTCGACGGCCTGCAGGCCCTCGGCCGCCGCGTCGGCGTGATCTCCCACGTTCAGGAAATGCACGAGCGCATTCCGGTACAGATCCAGGTGGAACCGCTGGGCAATGGCACGAGCCGGGCCAGGTTGGTTAGCCTTTGA
- a CDS encoding DUF1415 domain-containing protein: protein MPDSLTPACAATRAWVEGFVIAHNVCPFARREFVSDSIRFVEVAANGWEPALEAMIEECRRLDATPGIETTLMILRPGLEDFDDYLDFLAVAEGLLVEQGYEGVYQLASFHPDYCFEGAAEDDPANFTNRSPWPMLHLLREAGLERALAHYPDPEAIPERNIEAMRRLGSERLAAALAALQARVDKR from the coding sequence ATGCCTGACTCCCTGACGCCCGCCTGCGCCGCCACCCGTGCCTGGGTGGAAGGCTTCGTCATCGCCCATAACGTTTGCCCCTTTGCCCGGCGGGAGTTCGTAAGCGATTCCATCCGTTTCGTCGAGGTAGCGGCGAACGGGTGGGAGCCAGCGCTGGAGGCGATGATCGAGGAGTGCCGCCGGCTCGACGCCACGCCCGGGATCGAGACCACGCTGATGATCTTGCGCCCGGGGCTCGAGGATTTCGACGACTATCTCGACTTCCTCGCCGTGGCCGAGGGGCTGCTGGTCGAGCAAGGCTACGAGGGGGTCTATCAGCTTGCCAGCTTTCATCCCGACTACTGCTTCGAAGGCGCGGCGGAGGACGATCCGGCCAACTTCACCAATCGCTCGCCCTGGCCCATGCTGCACCTGCTGCGCGAAGCGGGCCTGGAGCGCGCCCTGGCCCACTATCCCGACCCCGAGGCGATTCCCGAGCGCAACATCGAGGCGATGCGCCGGCTCGGCAGTGAACGCCTGGCCGCCGCGCTGGCGGCGCTGCAAGCCAGGGTCGACAAGCGCTAG
- the argE gene encoding acetylornithine deacetylase translates to MTAAEMLERLVGFATVSRDSNLDLIAFIEGYLDEHGVKHWRVESDDGKKANLLARIGPAVEGGVVLSGHTDVVPVDGQPWSTDPFTLVDKGDGKLYGRGTCDMKGFIACALAELPEWLERGLDKPIYLAFSYDEEVGCIGAPRMIERLMADHPRPAAVIVGEPTLMQPVVAHKGATNLRTTVTGRASHSSQVDQGVSAIHVAARLVTKIEDVMAELRAEGRVDEAFNVAHSSLHVGKIAGGTAINIMARECTFEWEIRHLPGDRVEELLGRVNDYAAELEAEMQRRAPETSIVTEALNLTVPALADDNNAEVLGLCRELLGEQPSGAVAYATEAGQFQRVGLPTVICGPGSIRQAHQPDEYIELEQLAAGSRFMQALGQRLASR, encoded by the coding sequence ATGACTGCCGCCGAGATGCTCGAACGCCTGGTAGGCTTTGCCACCGTGTCGCGCGATTCCAACCTCGACCTGATCGCCTTCATCGAGGGCTACCTCGACGAGCACGGCGTGAAGCACTGGCGGGTGGAGAGCGACGACGGCAAGAAGGCCAACCTGCTGGCGCGCATCGGGCCGGCGGTGGAAGGCGGCGTGGTGCTGTCGGGCCACACCGACGTGGTGCCGGTCGACGGACAGCCCTGGTCCACCGACCCGTTCACCCTGGTCGACAAGGGCGACGGCAAGCTCTACGGGCGCGGCACCTGCGACATGAAGGGTTTCATCGCCTGCGCCCTGGCCGAGCTGCCCGAGTGGCTGGAGCGCGGCTTGGACAAGCCGATCTACCTGGCCTTCTCCTACGACGAGGAGGTGGGCTGCATCGGCGCGCCGCGCATGATCGAGCGGCTGATGGCCGACCACCCCCGCCCGGCGGCGGTGATCGTCGGCGAGCCAACCCTGATGCAGCCGGTGGTGGCGCACAAGGGCGCCACCAACCTGCGCACCACGGTGACCGGCCGCGCCTCTCACTCCAGCCAGGTCGATCAGGGCGTGTCGGCGATCCACGTCGCCGCACGGCTGGTGACGAAGATCGAGGACGTGATGGCCGAGCTGCGCGCCGAGGGCCGTGTCGACGAGGCCTTCAACGTCGCCCACTCCAGCCTGCACGTGGGCAAGATCGCCGGCGGCACCGCGATCAACATCATGGCCCGCGAGTGCACCTTCGAATGGGAGATCCGCCACCTCCCCGGCGACCGCGTCGAGGAACTGCTCGGCAGGGTGAACGACTACGCAGCCGAACTCGAGGCCGAGATGCAGCGCCGCGCTCCCGAGACGAGCATCGTCACCGAAGCGCTCAACCTCACCGTGCCGGCGCTGGCCGACGACAACAACGCCGAGGTGCTCGGCCTGTGCCGCGAGCTGCTCGGCGAGCAGCCTAGCGGCGCGGTGGCCTACGCCACCGAGGCCGGTCAGTTCCAGCGCGTGGGGCTACCCACCGTGATCTGCGGCCCCGGCAGCATTCGCCAGGCCCACCAGCCCGACGAATACATCGAGCTCGAGCAGCTCGCGGCGGGCAGCCGCTTCATGCAGGCGCTGGGGCAACGGCTGGCCAGCCGTTAA